The Streptomyces sp. NBC_01244 genome contains a region encoding:
- a CDS encoding sensor histidine kinase, with the protein MDRAPGLSVRSKLTLSYAGFLMVAGVLLLAAVWLFLLRYVPDRALIVSADAPTHGVFPIRSNLLRVFAPRAAAVLVFLLVLGLVGGWILAGRMLAPLTRITDAARTAGNRSLSHRIHMRGRQDEFRELSDAFDSMLEQLESHVAEQQRFAANASHELRTPLAISRALLDVARKDPTRDRDELIERLYAVNARAIDLTEALLLLSHGDRADFTRESVDLSLLAEEAAETLLPLAEQRRITLDVTGGPARADGSAELLMRMVTNLVQNAVVHNLPTGGTVTVHTGEQGGASVLRVENTGPPLPPELVPTLVEPFRRGADRVRTDEHAGVGLGLAIVHSIVRAHAGTLDLVPRPAGGLLVTVRLPGTR; encoded by the coding sequence GTGGATAGGGCGCCCGGGTTGAGCGTTCGCTCCAAACTCACCCTCAGCTACGCCGGATTCCTCATGGTCGCCGGCGTCCTGCTGCTCGCGGCGGTGTGGCTGTTCCTCCTGCGGTACGTCCCCGATCGGGCGCTCATCGTCTCCGCGGACGCGCCCACCCATGGCGTCTTTCCCATCCGGTCCAACCTCCTGCGCGTGTTCGCTCCGAGGGCGGCCGCGGTACTGGTGTTCCTGCTGGTGCTCGGCCTCGTGGGAGGGTGGATCCTCGCCGGCCGGATGCTCGCACCGCTCACCCGCATCACGGACGCGGCGCGGACGGCCGGGAACCGGTCACTGTCCCACCGGATCCACATGCGGGGCCGCCAGGACGAATTCCGTGAACTCTCCGACGCGTTCGACTCGATGCTCGAGCAGCTGGAGTCGCACGTGGCCGAGCAGCAGAGGTTCGCCGCGAACGCCTCCCACGAGTTGCGCACCCCCCTGGCCATCTCGCGGGCGCTCCTCGACGTCGCCCGCAAGGACCCGACGCGGGACCGGGACGAGCTCATCGAACGCCTGTACGCCGTCAATGCGCGGGCGATCGACCTCACCGAAGCCCTCCTGCTGCTCAGCCACGGCGACCGCGCGGACTTCACGCGCGAGAGCGTCGACCTCTCGCTCCTCGCCGAGGAGGCCGCCGAAACCCTGCTCCCCCTCGCCGAGCAGCGCCGGATCACCCTCGACGTCACCGGCGGACCGGCCCGGGCCGACGGCTCCGCGGAACTCCTGATGCGGATGGTGACGAACCTCGTCCAGAACGCCGTCGTGCACAACCTCCCCACCGGCGGGACCGTGACGGTCCACACCGGGGAGCAGGGCGGCGCGAGCGTGCTGCGGGTCGAGAACACCGGCCCCCCGCTCCCACCGGAGCTGGTCCCGACGCTCGTCGAACCCTTCCGGCGCGGGGCGGACCGCGTACGCACCGACGAGCACGCCGGCGTCGGGCTCGGCCTGGCGATCGTGCACAGCATCGTCCGCGCCCACGCCGGGACCCTCGACCTCGTCCCCCGCCCCGCCGGCGGTCTCCTCGTGACGGTCCGGCTGCCCGGCACGCGGTAG
- a CDS encoding ADP-ribosylglycohydrolase family protein has product MSSPPHARSACASLDGLVMGDAFGDSWFTLSGENVEEQWAARRLRPTPWRWTDDSAMAFVLFAHLAAHGEVLPGVLAREFAAEYARDSGRKYGASMHEVLGRIGSGQHWRAVTAEQFGGQGSYGNGAAMRVAPLGAWFRGDPKEAAAQARLSARATHAHPEAAAGAVAVAVAAALAAAGAGRDAPLRAEFLWEVAGYVPGSDVGSGLRVAASLPAGTPVHRAASVLGSGWRISAPDTVPFALWSAAGHPDDLPEALWQTVGGWGDRDTTCAIAGGVVAARTGTGAVPADWLAAREAIAAWSGWMPEPTAP; this is encoded by the coding sequence ATGAGCAGCCCGCCTCACGCCCGATCCGCCTGCGCCTCCCTGGACGGGCTGGTGATGGGCGATGCCTTCGGCGACAGCTGGTTCACGCTCTCCGGCGAGAACGTCGAGGAGCAGTGGGCGGCGCGCAGGCTCAGGCCCACTCCGTGGCGGTGGACGGACGACTCCGCCATGGCGTTCGTGCTCTTCGCCCACCTGGCGGCCCACGGAGAGGTCCTGCCGGGCGTTCTGGCCCGTGAGTTCGCCGCCGAGTACGCGCGGGACTCGGGGCGCAAGTACGGGGCGTCCATGCACGAGGTGCTGGGGCGGATCGGCTCGGGCCAGCACTGGCGGGCTGTCACCGCCGAGCAGTTCGGCGGGCAGGGTTCCTACGGCAACGGCGCCGCGATGCGGGTCGCGCCGCTCGGCGCCTGGTTCCGGGGCGATCCGAAGGAGGCCGCCGCGCAGGCCCGGCTGTCCGCGCGGGCCACGCACGCCCACCCCGAGGCGGCCGCAGGCGCCGTCGCCGTGGCGGTGGCCGCCGCGCTGGCGGCGGCGGGCGCGGGCCGGGACGCCCCGCTCCGCGCCGAGTTCCTCTGGGAGGTCGCCGGGTACGTCCCGGGGAGCGATGTCGGGTCCGGACTCCGCGTGGCCGCGAGCCTCCCCGCGGGTACGCCGGTGCACCGTGCCGCGTCCGTACTGGGCTCGGGGTGGCGGATCTCGGCGCCGGACACCGTGCCGTTCGCCCTGTGGTCCGCCGCGGGGCATCCGGACGACCTGCCTGAGGCCTTGTGGCAGACCGTCGGCGGCTGGGGCGACCGCGACACCACGTGCGCGATCGCTGGCGGGGTCGTCGCGGCCCGCACCGGCACCGGCGCCGTTCCCGCCGACTGGCTCGCGGCCCGCGAGGCCATTGCGGCGTGGAGCGGGTGGATGCCCGAGCCGACGGCTCCCTGA
- a CDS encoding peptidoglycan recognition protein family protein → MSSSTPDPTAPSRRRLLAGGGALFLTTTAGSLAVARSGGSGHGDDDRGRDGGAGTPEASPTASAASGWMPGVARIPLDRNFVAGDRAAQRGLVLHVQEGEGSLYERFNTPGIKTSSHFWVSRDGETEQYVSVLDRAWAQVEGNASWASVETSGFATRSLTEAQVDAVARIYSWGAGSHGWPPAVSEHPDQPGLGVHAMGGAAWGGHACPGALRSGQRGEIIRRVRERLPRGE, encoded by the coding sequence ATGAGCTCCAGTACCCCTGACCCCACGGCTCCGTCGAGGCGACGTCTGCTCGCCGGCGGCGGCGCCCTGTTCCTCACCACGACCGCCGGCTCTCTGGCGGTCGCCCGGTCCGGCGGCTCCGGGCACGGCGACGACGACCGCGGCCGGGACGGAGGGGCGGGAACGCCCGAGGCCTCGCCCACCGCCTCCGCCGCGTCCGGATGGATGCCCGGGGTGGCGAGGATCCCACTGGATCGCAACTTCGTCGCCGGCGACCGCGCCGCGCAGCGCGGGCTCGTGCTCCATGTCCAGGAGGGCGAGGGCTCTTTGTACGAGCGGTTCAACACCCCCGGAATCAAGACCTCCTCGCACTTCTGGGTTTCCCGGGACGGTGAGACGGAGCAGTACGTGTCCGTCCTGGACCGGGCCTGGGCGCAGGTGGAGGGCAACGCGTCGTGGGCCTCGGTCGAGACCTCCGGTTTCGCGACCCGGTCGCTCACGGAGGCTCAGGTCGATGCCGTCGCCCGCATCTACTCCTGGGGCGCCGGCTCGCACGGCTGGCCGCCGGCCGTCAGCGAGCACCCGGACCAGCCGGGTCTGGGCGTCCACGCCATGGGCGGCGCCGCGTGGGGCGGGCACGCGTGCCCCGGCGCCCTCCGGTCCGGCCAGCGCGGCGAGATCATCCGCCGGGTGCGCGAGCGCCTGCCCCGCGGAGAGTGA
- a CDS encoding IS701 family transposase → MMPEELAAVRCDLEDFAAEVFEPFARADQRRWGSVYLRGLLTDGGRKSVEPMAARLGEDGNRQALAHFITSSPWNPAHVRARLAWMMQTAIKPTALIIDDTGFLKDGDASACVTRQYTGTAGKVTNCQAGVSLHLAGDHASAAVDWRLFLPETWDPASPKADPVKAARRAKCGIPEGLGHVEKWQLALDMVDETRSWGLDVPLAIADGGYGDTAAFRLGLEERGLHYVVGISTTVTAQPGDALPCTPPYRGTGRKPVARYPEPARSVKNLVIEAGKQAARPVQWREGSRPGTGRSGFKRMYSRFVALRVRPAGREVRKAIDGPELPACWLLAEWPADQAEPVQFWFSNLPAETPLTTLVRLAKLRWRIEHDYREMKQALGLAHFEGRTWNGWHHHVTLVSAAHAFCTLQRLARAPKETAPA, encoded by the coding sequence GTGATGCCCGAGGAGTTGGCTGCGGTCCGGTGTGATCTGGAGGATTTCGCGGCGGAGGTGTTCGAACCGTTCGCGAGGGCGGATCAGCGTCGGTGGGGGTCGGTCTACCTGCGCGGGCTGCTGACAGATGGCGGACGCAAGTCCGTCGAGCCCATGGCCGCCCGGCTCGGGGAGGACGGGAACCGGCAGGCCCTGGCACACTTCATCACCTCCAGCCCATGGAACCCGGCCCACGTGCGGGCCCGACTCGCGTGGATGATGCAGACGGCGATCAAACCGACCGCACTGATCATCGACGACACCGGGTTCCTCAAAGACGGCGATGCCTCGGCTTGTGTGACGCGGCAATACACCGGCACCGCGGGCAAGGTCACCAACTGCCAGGCAGGGGTCTCGCTCCACCTGGCCGGCGACCATGCCTCGGCGGCGGTCGACTGGCGGCTGTTCCTCCCGGAGACCTGGGACCCCGCCTCGCCGAAGGCCGATCCCGTCAAGGCGGCCCGCCGGGCGAAGTGCGGCATCCCCGAAGGCCTGGGCCACGTCGAGAAGTGGCAGCTGGCCCTGGACATGGTCGACGAGACACGGTCGTGGGGCCTGGACGTCCCCCTCGCGATCGCCGACGGCGGATACGGGGACACCGCCGCTTTCCGTCTCGGCCTGGAGGAACGCGGGCTGCACTACGTGGTGGGCATCTCCACCACCGTGACCGCCCAGCCCGGCGACGCGCTGCCCTGCACTCCGCCCTACCGCGGCACCGGACGCAAGCCGGTGGCAAGGTATCCCGAACCGGCCCGGAGCGTGAAGAACCTCGTCATCGAGGCCGGGAAACAGGCGGCCAGACCAGTGCAATGGCGCGAGGGATCTCGTCCCGGCACGGGCCGCAGCGGCTTCAAGCGGATGTACTCGCGATTCGTTGCCCTTCGGGTCCGGCCCGCCGGCCGCGAGGTCCGCAAAGCCATCGACGGGCCGGAACTGCCCGCGTGCTGGCTGCTGGCCGAATGGCCTGCCGATCAGGCAGAGCCGGTCCAGTTCTGGTTCTCGAACCTGCCCGCGGAGACACCGCTAACCACACTCGTGCGGCTGGCGAAGCTCCGCTGGCGCATCGAGCACGACTACCGCGAGATGAAACAGGCCCTGGGACTTGCCCACTTCGAGGGCCGCACCTGGAACGGCTGGCACCACCACGTCACCCTCGTCTCCGCAGCCCACGCCTTCTGCACCCTCCAGCGACTGGCCAGAGCCCCAAAAGAAACGGCGCCGGCCTGA
- a CDS encoding NIPSNAP family protein — protein sequence MNAIVELRQYTLHPGARDTLVDLFEREFVTGQEAAGIAVGGRFRDLDDPDRFVWLRSFPDMAARARALRAFYGGPVWQAHRDRANATMIDSDDVLLLRGPGFAAPATTGPVVATICHPQDLTAFTDHFEQHLRPTLTAAGTPAQAVHLTEHAENTFPALPVRTGENVLLWFTAGQAPRLPDLSLQLTSAPRQLRLEPVRGLRP from the coding sequence ATGAACGCCATCGTCGAACTCCGGCAGTACACCCTCCACCCGGGCGCCCGGGACACCCTGGTCGACCTCTTCGAGCGGGAGTTCGTCACTGGGCAGGAGGCGGCCGGCATCGCCGTGGGCGGCCGGTTCCGGGACCTCGACGACCCGGACCGCTTCGTCTGGCTGCGCAGCTTCCCGGACATGGCGGCGCGGGCGCGGGCGCTGCGGGCCTTCTACGGCGGCCCCGTCTGGCAGGCCCATCGCGACAGGGCCAACGCCACCATGATCGACTCGGACGATGTGCTCCTGCTGCGCGGACCGGGCTTCGCCGCCCCGGCCACCACGGGGCCCGTCGTCGCAACCATCTGCCACCCCCAGGACCTCACGGCCTTCACCGACCACTTCGAGCAGCACCTGCGCCCCACCCTGACCGCCGCCGGAACCCCCGCGCAGGCGGTACACCTCACCGAGCACGCGGAGAACACCTTCCCCGCACTGCCGGTCCGGACCGGTGAGAACGTCCTGCTCTGGTTCACGGCGGGGCAGGCACCGCGCCTGCCGGACCTCTCGCTCCAACTGACGTCGGCTCCGCGGCAGCTCCGACTGGAGCCCGTCCGGGGGCTGCGACCGTAG
- a CDS encoding SgcJ/EcaC family oxidoreductase yields the protein MILMTTPSPSRAADIEAIGRLVATVEHSQRTKDPEEFLGLFHPDAIWTTAHGKVLVGLDAISEFTRKVLPAASWDGQVTYEVVHVLFIRPDVAAVKVRQRYLSPGEESEGAPLYVIAKQPDGRWLLTACQNTGVVADAP from the coding sequence ATGATCCTCATGACCACACCATCCCCGTCCCGCGCGGCGGACATCGAAGCGATCGGCCGGCTCGTCGCCACCGTCGAGCACTCCCAGCGGACCAAGGACCCCGAGGAGTTCCTCGGCCTCTTCCACCCGGACGCGATCTGGACGACGGCCCACGGCAAGGTCCTCGTCGGTCTCGACGCGATCTCGGAGTTCACCCGCAAGGTCCTGCCCGCGGCGAGCTGGGACGGCCAGGTCACCTACGAGGTGGTCCACGTGCTCTTCATCCGCCCCGACGTGGCGGCCGTCAAGGTCCGCCAGCGCTACCTGTCCCCTGGCGAGGAGAGCGAGGGCGCTCCGCTGTACGTGATCGCGAAGCAGCCCGACGGCCGCTGGCTGCTGACCGCCTGCCAGAACACGGGGGTCGTCGCGGACGCGCCCTGA
- a CDS encoding VanZ family protein produces the protein MNHNASPSPPPHRRTRRLVLLGVAALGVASVMYLVRGPLLMAAPRCMAGQWHGCFDTFNGVVLMTLVAVPPALLLVWALARRRRAAGVASAWRISLAEVGMVLGTLPFVWMTMMPGSGAGIVPGRFSLVPLRDLVTMGPLGIGGNLLVFASLGFFAPMRWAALASAPRILALGAGCSVLVETAQYVLRLDRVSSVDDVLVNATGAVLAALASRRWWRTTTPAPSERPQPVLTPAG, from the coding sequence ATGAACCACAACGCATCCCCGTCGCCACCGCCCCACCGCCGCACGCGCAGGCTCGTACTCCTCGGCGTGGCGGCCCTCGGCGTGGCGAGCGTCATGTACCTCGTGCGGGGACCGCTCCTGATGGCCGCTCCGCGGTGCATGGCCGGGCAATGGCACGGGTGCTTCGACACGTTCAACGGCGTGGTGCTCATGACCCTCGTCGCCGTGCCGCCGGCCCTGCTGCTGGTGTGGGCCCTGGCGCGCCGTCGGCGCGCCGCCGGCGTCGCATCGGCGTGGCGGATCTCGCTGGCCGAGGTCGGCATGGTGCTCGGGACGCTGCCGTTCGTGTGGATGACGATGATGCCGGGCTCCGGGGCCGGGATCGTCCCCGGCCGGTTCAGCCTCGTACCCCTGCGGGACCTGGTCACGATGGGGCCGCTCGGGATCGGCGGCAACCTGCTGGTCTTCGCCTCGCTGGGGTTCTTCGCCCCGATGCGGTGGGCCGCGCTGGCCTCCGCCCCGCGGATCCTGGCCCTCGGGGCCGGCTGCTCGGTCCTGGTCGAGACCGCGCAGTACGTCCTGCGGCTGGACCGGGTCTCCTCCGTGGACGACGTCCTGGTCAACGCCACCGGAGCCGTCCTGGCCGCGCTGGCGTCGCGCCGATGGTGGCGCACCACGACGCCGGCGCCGTCGGAGCGGCCTCAGCCGGTCCTGACTCCGGCCGGCTGA
- a CDS encoding chloride channel protein: MGPFSADGARDALDRTQAAMLLPAVLVGAGSGLGAVGFRWLIEIFTRALSGHDDYSSAGHADNPYVPWLGPYFVLLAPVVAGALYGPLVYRYAKEARGHGVPEVMYAVARKGGRIPPRVAVVKSLASALCIGGGGSVGREGPIVQIGAALGSTAGALLRVSEERMRLLVACGAAGGIAATFNAPLAGVFFSMELILRDFTARAFGLVAVSAVTASVIGREVLGDERFLDLAPVNAGHLAAYALYVLLGALAGVVGVLFTKVLYGVEDLCDSVWHGPEWLRPAAGGIVLGAILLALPEMYGVGYPVLGKAAVGGYAIGFLLVLLVGKIVACSVTIGIGGSGGVFAPGLFVGAMLGSAFGQTMDHLAPGVTGSATTYAVIGMGAVFAGSARAPITAVVIIYELTGEYGIILPLMVAVAVATGVSHALSRDTVYTAKLLRRGVDLDLTGAAAIEVRTAMGPPPPALAPGTGLREAITAMIEAGADRLPLVDRHGHYAGSVGAHALSRALHGGLSEDTPVEALRDHPPVLLAGQSLQEALPLLAASEGDGLPVLDEERLRLLGWVSHRSALLALHPQA, encoded by the coding sequence ATGGGTCCGTTCTCGGCGGACGGGGCACGGGACGCGCTCGACCGCACCCAGGCCGCGATGCTGCTGCCCGCGGTCCTCGTGGGCGCCGGGTCGGGACTCGGCGCGGTGGGCTTCCGCTGGCTGATCGAGATCTTCACCCGGGCGCTGTCCGGCCACGACGACTACTCCTCCGCCGGCCACGCCGACAACCCCTACGTGCCCTGGCTCGGACCGTACTTCGTGCTGCTCGCCCCCGTGGTCGCGGGCGCGCTCTACGGACCTCTCGTCTACCGCTACGCCAAGGAGGCGCGCGGCCACGGAGTCCCCGAGGTGATGTACGCGGTCGCCCGCAAGGGTGGCCGGATCCCGCCCCGGGTCGCGGTGGTGAAGTCCCTGGCCTCCGCGCTGTGCATCGGCGGCGGCGGTTCCGTGGGCCGCGAAGGGCCCATCGTGCAGATCGGGGCCGCCCTCGGCTCCACCGCCGGAGCCCTCCTGCGCGTGTCCGAGGAACGGATGCGGCTGCTGGTCGCCTGCGGCGCGGCCGGCGGCATCGCCGCCACCTTCAACGCACCCCTGGCCGGCGTCTTCTTCTCGATGGAGTTGATCCTGCGCGATTTCACGGCCCGCGCCTTCGGCCTGGTGGCCGTCTCCGCGGTCACCGCCAGCGTGATCGGCCGCGAAGTCCTCGGCGACGAACGGTTCCTGGACCTGGCGCCGGTGAACGCCGGCCACCTGGCCGCGTACGCCCTGTACGTACTGCTCGGTGCGCTGGCCGGGGTCGTCGGGGTGCTCTTCACCAAGGTGCTGTACGGGGTGGAGGACCTCTGCGACTCCGTCTGGCACGGCCCGGAATGGCTCCGCCCGGCGGCCGGCGGCATCGTGCTGGGCGCGATCCTGCTCGCACTGCCGGAGATGTACGGGGTCGGCTACCCGGTCCTCGGCAAGGCCGCGGTGGGCGGGTACGCGATCGGATTCCTGCTCGTCCTGCTCGTCGGGAAGATCGTCGCGTGCAGCGTCACCATCGGGATCGGCGGCTCGGGAGGGGTCTTCGCCCCCGGCCTCTTCGTCGGCGCCATGCTCGGCAGTGCCTTCGGACAGACGATGGACCACCTCGCCCCCGGAGTGACCGGCTCGGCCACGACCTACGCCGTCATCGGGATGGGTGCGGTCTTCGCCGGTTCGGCCCGCGCACCGATCACCGCCGTCGTCATCATCTACGAACTGACCGGCGAGTACGGGATCATCCTGCCGCTGATGGTCGCCGTCGCCGTCGCCACCGGGGTCAGCCACGCGCTCAGCCGGGACACCGTCTACACGGCCAAACTCCTGCGCCGCGGGGTCGACTTGGACCTGACCGGCGCGGCCGCGATCGAGGTCCGGACCGCCATGGGACCACCGCCGCCCGCGCTCGCACCCGGCACCGGCCTGCGCGAGGCGATCACGGCGATGATCGAGGCGGGCGCCGACCGCCTCCCGCTCGTCGACCGGCACGGCCACTACGCGGGCTCGGTCGGTGCGCACGCCCTCTCCCGGGCCCTGCACGGAGGACTCTCCGAGGACACGCCCGTCGAGGCGCTACGGGACCACCCGCCGGTCCTGCTCGCAGGCCAGTCCCTGCAGGAAGCACTGCCGCTCCTCGCCGCGAGCGAGGGCGACGGACTCCCGGTCCTCGACGAGGAGAGGCTCCGCCTCCTGGGATGGGTCTCCCACCGTTCGGCCCTGCTGGCCCTGCACCCGCAGGCCTGA
- a CDS encoding response regulator transcription factor: MRVLIVEDEPYLAEAVRDGLRLEAIAADIAGDGDSALELLAVNSYDLAILDRDIPGPSGDEVARRIVASGSGIPILMLTAADRIDDKASGFGLGADDYLTKPFELRELVLRLRALDRRRAYARPPVREIAGLRLDPFRREVFRDARYVALTRKQFAVLDVLVAAEGGVVSAEELLERAWDENADPLTNAVRITVSALRKRLGEPWIIATVPGVGYRIDTQPETVHEGADRG, encoded by the coding sequence ATGCGCGTACTGATCGTCGAGGACGAGCCCTACCTGGCCGAGGCCGTCCGCGACGGCCTGCGGCTGGAGGCGATCGCCGCCGACATCGCCGGCGACGGCGACTCCGCCCTGGAACTGCTCGCCGTGAACTCCTACGACCTCGCGATCCTCGACCGCGACATCCCCGGCCCTTCCGGCGACGAGGTCGCCCGCCGCATCGTCGCCTCCGGCAGCGGCATCCCGATCCTCATGCTCACCGCCGCCGACCGGATCGACGACAAGGCTTCCGGCTTCGGACTCGGCGCCGACGACTACCTCACCAAGCCGTTCGAGCTGCGCGAGCTCGTCCTGCGGCTGCGCGCGCTCGACCGCAGGCGCGCGTACGCCCGGCCCCCGGTCCGCGAGATCGCGGGCCTGCGGCTCGACCCCTTCCGCCGGGAGGTCTTCCGCGACGCCCGCTACGTCGCGCTCACCCGCAAGCAGTTCGCGGTACTGGACGTCCTCGTCGCCGCCGAGGGCGGCGTCGTCAGCGCCGAGGAGCTGCTGGAGCGGGCCTGGGACGAGAACGCGGACCCCCTCACCAACGCCGTGCGCATCACCGTCTCCGCCCTGCGCAAACGGCTCGGCGAACCGTGGATCATCGCCACGGTGCCCGGCGTCGGCTACCGCATCGACACCCAGCCGGAGACCGTGCACGAGGGAGCGGACCGTGGATAG
- a CDS encoding D-alanyl-D-alanine carboxypeptidase family protein has protein sequence MPALDLLAQLTNTPPPPATPGRTVARRVRIWVPPLLLLVAVLAVVQALRPLPDAVLTRGGAANSVTLDGRFDVPWPEKGQAAVRIGGAGDVGTFGEQKPVPTASVAKVMTAYVILKNHPLKKGEDGPQIEVDAKAVADGASASESRIRGLTAGTRFSQQNMLKMLMIPSGNNIARLLARWDTGSDSEAAFAEKMNAEAKALGMTSTTYTDPSGLDAKTVSTAADQLKLAEEVMKFDAFRAIVQLPNADIPGLREKLINNNDDLLIAGLSIKGIKTGSSSAAGGALMWAAYKTVGDKTPLILGTMLDQHVTGADPDGANSLKLVKQNSKKVIEAVREALTSAGVVKKGQVVGYVDDGLGTRTPVVATRDTAVVAVPGQRLELGLAVGEKGLPAQAPAGTEIGVLTVGTGPGAPTVPVALGTDLSEPSFGAKLLRLR, from the coding sequence TTGCCCGCGCTCGATCTGCTCGCTCAGCTCACCAATACCCCGCCGCCGCCCGCGACCCCCGGTCGCACCGTGGCCCGGCGGGTCCGGATCTGGGTGCCGCCGCTGCTCCTGCTGGTCGCCGTACTGGCCGTCGTACAGGCGCTGCGGCCGTTGCCCGACGCCGTGCTCACCCGTGGGGGCGCCGCGAACTCCGTCACCCTCGACGGGCGTTTCGACGTGCCCTGGCCGGAGAAGGGCCAGGCCGCCGTACGGATCGGCGGCGCGGGCGACGTCGGCACCTTCGGGGAGCAGAAGCCCGTACCGACGGCCAGCGTCGCCAAGGTCATGACGGCCTATGTGATCCTCAAGAACCACCCGCTGAAGAAGGGCGAGGACGGCCCGCAGATCGAGGTCGACGCCAAGGCCGTCGCGGACGGCGCCTCTGCGAGCGAATCGCGCATCAGGGGTCTGACGGCCGGCACCCGCTTCTCCCAGCAGAACATGCTGAAGATGCTGATGATCCCCTCGGGCAACAACATCGCCCGCCTGCTGGCCCGTTGGGACACCGGAAGCGATTCCGAGGCCGCCTTCGCAGAGAAGATGAACGCCGAGGCCAAGGCGCTCGGCATGACCTCCACCACGTACACCGACCCGAGCGGGCTCGACGCCAAGACCGTGAGCACCGCCGCCGATCAGCTGAAACTGGCCGAGGAGGTCATGAAGTTCGACGCGTTCCGGGCGATCGTCCAACTCCCCAACGCCGACATCCCGGGGCTGCGGGAGAAGCTCATCAACAACAACGACGACCTGCTCATCGCCGGACTCAGCATCAAGGGCATCAAGACCGGCTCCAGTTCGGCGGCCGGTGGCGCGCTGATGTGGGCGGCGTACAAGACGGTGGGCGACAAGACCCCGCTGATCCTCGGCACGATGCTCGACCAGCACGTCACCGGCGCCGACCCCGACGGCGCCAACAGCCTGAAACTGGTCAAGCAGAACAGCAAGAAGGTCATCGAGGCCGTCCGCGAGGCCCTGACCTCGGCCGGCGTGGTCAAGAAGGGCCAGGTCGTCGGCTACGTGGACGACGGGCTCGGGACCCGGACCCCGGTGGTGGCCACCCGCGACACGGCCGTCGTCGCAGTGCCGGGCCAGCGGCTCGAACTGGGTCTGGCCGTCGGGGAGAAGGGGCTTCCCGCGCAGGCTCCGGCCGGCACCGAGATCGGGGTCCTGACCGTCGGCACCGGGCCGGGCGCCCCGACGGTCCCCGTGGCACTCGGGACCGACCTGTCCGAACCGTCCTTCGGCGCCAAACTCCTGCGCCTTCGCTAG
- a CDS encoding class I SAM-dependent DNA methyltransferase, with protein sequence MERNRDRDRDRANHYDSFAEGYAAENEGSLVNAFYERPAMLALAGDVAGRRILDAGCGSGPLTAALRDRGAVVTGVDSSAAMLALARRRLGDDAALHLVDLRDRLPFSDGAFDGVVASLVLHYLEDWGPTLAELRRVLGPGGRLIASVDHPFVAYTIQDPRPDYFTTSSYAFDWTFDGASVPMRFWRKPLHAMTEAFTTAGFRLTAISEPQPDPTARELFPEGFHDLSSTPCFLFFVVEVPQSAVVR encoded by the coding sequence ATGGAACGTAACCGGGATCGGGATCGGGATCGGGCGAATCATTACGACAGCTTCGCCGAGGGGTACGCGGCGGAGAACGAGGGCAGCCTCGTGAACGCCTTCTACGAGCGGCCCGCGATGCTGGCCCTCGCCGGAGACGTGGCCGGCCGACGGATCCTGGACGCGGGGTGCGGCTCCGGCCCCCTGACCGCTGCCCTGCGGGATCGCGGTGCGGTCGTCACCGGAGTCGACTCCAGCGCCGCGATGCTGGCGCTGGCAAGACGGCGGCTCGGTGACGACGCGGCCCTCCACTTGGTCGACTTGCGTGACCGCCTGCCGTTCTCCGACGGTGCGTTCGACGGCGTGGTCGCGTCGTTGGTGCTGCACTACCTGGAGGACTGGGGGCCGACGCTGGCCGAGTTGCGGCGCGTCCTCGGGCCCGGCGGCCGGCTGATCGCGTCCGTGGACCACCCCTTCGTGGCCTACACGATCCAGGACCCCCGGCCCGATTACTTCACGACCAGCAGCTACGCCTTCGACTGGACGTTCGACGGAGCGTCCGTTCCGATGCGGTTCTGGCGCAAGCCCCTGCACGCGATGACCGAGGCCTTCACCACCGCCGGATTCCGGCTTACCGCCATCAGCGAACCGCAGCCGGACCCGACTGCCCGTGAGCTGTTCCCCGAGGGCTTCCACGACCTTTCGAGCACGCCCTGTTTCCTGTTCTTCGTCGTCGAGGTACCGCAGTCGGCCGTGGTGCGCTGA
- a CDS encoding MmpS family transport accessory protein: MRKSSSTTRSVLALAALALATAGCGTVDEAVDKAVNETYEVTYEVTGKTVDSISFHDGGGTAAAPNLATAEQPAATWTKTVTLRGIMPAAVAPSSADNTADLTCKVIYKGKVIKEATGEAATAGGCVAVSPVTVP, encoded by the coding sequence ATGCGCAAATCATCATCCACCACCCGCTCCGTCCTCGCCTTGGCCGCCTTGGCGCTGGCCACCGCCGGCTGCGGGACGGTCGACGAGGCCGTCGACAAGGCCGTGAACGAGACCTACGAGGTCACCTACGAGGTCACCGGCAAGACCGTCGACTCGATCTCCTTCCACGACGGAGGGGGCACGGCCGCCGCGCCGAACCTCGCCACCGCCGAGCAGCCGGCCGCCACGTGGACGAAGACCGTCACCCTGCGCGGGATCATGCCCGCGGCCGTCGCCCCCAGCTCGGCCGACAACACCGCCGACCTCACCTGCAAGGTCATCTACAAGGGCAAGGTCATCAAGGAGGCCACGGGCGAAGCGGCCACGGCCGGCGGCTGCGTCGCGGTCTCTCCGGTCACCGTCCCGTAG